A DNA window from Deltaproteobacteria bacterium contains the following coding sequences:
- a CDS encoding GNAT family N-acetyltransferase produces MTNVESSVTVRIASAADLEALVRLAVAFRDHLTHVTPSEEAFRVSIAQLLQDTGVEFFVGCDDRGARLGYVQCRYRYSAWVSGLEAELEDVFVVPAARRRGVGRQLIEFALNRARENGCRSIGLNTNERKLEALALYRTFGFRSERPRWAGGRQLWLDRSLEAR; encoded by the coding sequence ATGACTAACGTGGAATCGTCCGTGACCGTGCGCATAGCGAGTGCCGCAGATCTTGAAGCCCTTGTCCGTCTGGCCGTGGCCTTTCGTGATCACCTCACCCACGTGACACCGTCAGAGGAGGCCTTTCGTGTCTCGATTGCGCAGCTCCTGCAGGACACCGGAGTTGAGTTCTTCGTGGGGTGCGACGACCGCGGAGCGAGGCTGGGGTATGTACAGTGTCGCTATCGCTACTCAGCCTGGGTCTCAGGATTGGAGGCAGAACTGGAAGACGTCTTTGTGGTGCCCGCCGCACGGCGTCGTGGCGTCGGGCGACAGCTCATAGAGTTTGCGCTGAATCGTGCGCGTGAAAACGGGTGTCGATCCATCGGGCTTAACACCAACGAGCGCAAGCTGGAGGCGCTCGCCTTGTACAGAACGTTCGGGTTCCGTTCAGAGCGACCACGTTGGGCGGGCGGACGGCAACTCTGGCTCGACCGCTCACTGGAAGCCAGATGA
- a CDS encoding GNAT family N-acetyltransferase — translation MRVRAAYVTDAPAIARVQVESWRTTYAGIVPADYLANLSYEQQGQFWEHVASTVCGPAALYVAEGASGEITGFASSGTERTGHPLYTGELYAIYLLADCQRHGVGRQLFQAVVDGLLQHGLSTMLVWVLADNPARAFYETLGGQYVTEQEIMIGNAQLKEVAYGWRDIHGLGSQPPMLC, via the coding sequence ATGAGAGTAAGAGCAGCGTACGTGACTGATGCCCCAGCCATTGCCCGGGTGCAGGTCGAGAGCTGGCGGACCACTTATGCTGGCATCGTCCCTGCCGACTACCTGGCAAATCTGTCCTATGAACAGCAAGGCCAGTTTTGGGAACACGTCGCGTCGACTGTATGTGGTCCGGCAGCGTTGTACGTTGCCGAGGGAGCCTCAGGAGAAATCACCGGGTTTGCGTCGAGTGGCACCGAGCGGACTGGCCATCCGCTCTACACCGGAGAACTCTATGCGATCTATCTCCTCGCTGACTGTCAGCGACACGGCGTCGGGCGGCAGTTGTTCCAGGCTGTGGTCGACGGCTTGTTGCAGCACGGGTTGTCGACCATGCTGGTCTGGGTGTTAGCAGACAATCCGGCGCGTGCCTTTTATGAAACGTTGGGTGGGCAGTACGTCACGGAACAAGAGATCATGATCGGGAATGCACAATTGAAAGAAGTCGCGTATGGGTGGCGTGATATTCACGGGCTTGGGAGTCAGCCGCCCATGCTCTGCTGA
- a CDS encoding MFS transporter produces the protein MMNTAPTHTRWLILTVIFGIGELMFIDRVNISIAAKYIMPEYGLSDVQMGWIFSAFVFGYAVLQITGGTLGDRFGPRHVLAGAIFGWSAFTAVTALAGDWLLTSAIGVVGSFIVVRALIGVGEAAGPPNYNRVVANWMAPGEHGLALGITTSGSALGAALTPPLMVWIMLHLGWRAAFYIVGAVGMLVALLCYWFITDRPEQHAWVNDAERALIASGGEPTSSASAASRGTPWRVLLTRPDLWCLTLSYGTLGYISYIYFSWFYLYLVNVGGFSLVSGGWFSTAPFFISAAAAPVGGWLSGRLSRGYGKRVGPCGLGFCCPLVASLLMYCGAATSDPYLSVIALSLGEGMLLLSVAAYWATTIDLAKPYAGAVSGLMNMGGNVAGTVSPTLTPYLAQHCGWNRAVYVAAALAFVGAFFWLGIHPEHEIDLGEQPVPTPPVAAPRPSAIETMT, from the coding sequence ATGATGAACACAGCGCCCACCCATACCCGTTGGCTCATCCTCACCGTGATCTTTGGTATCGGGGAGTTGATGTTCATCGACCGGGTGAACATCTCGATCGCGGCCAAGTACATCATGCCGGAGTATGGTCTGAGTGATGTCCAGATGGGCTGGATCTTCAGTGCCTTCGTCTTTGGTTATGCCGTCTTGCAAATCACGGGTGGCACACTTGGTGACAGATTCGGCCCACGACACGTACTCGCAGGCGCGATCTTCGGGTGGTCTGCCTTCACTGCCGTCACTGCACTCGCTGGCGATTGGCTGCTCACATCGGCCATCGGCGTGGTCGGTTCATTCATTGTCGTGCGCGCATTAATCGGAGTTGGGGAAGCGGCTGGACCACCAAACTATAATCGTGTGGTCGCCAATTGGATGGCTCCAGGTGAGCATGGCTTGGCATTGGGGATCACAACCAGTGGCAGTGCACTGGGTGCTGCGCTGACGCCACCACTGATGGTGTGGATCATGCTGCATCTGGGTTGGCGTGCGGCCTTCTATATTGTCGGTGCAGTTGGGATGCTGGTTGCGTTGCTGTGCTACTGGTTCATCACAGATCGACCGGAACAGCATGCCTGGGTGAATGATGCGGAACGCGCCTTGATCGCGTCGGGAGGAGAACCCACATCCAGCGCCTCCGCAGCGTCCCGCGGCACTCCATGGAGGGTGCTGCTCACACGTCCAGATCTATGGTGTCTTACCTTGTCATACGGCACGTTGGGCTATATTAGCTACATCTACTTTTCCTGGTTCTACCTGTATCTGGTGAATGTCGGGGGCTTCTCATTGGTCAGTGGTGGGTGGTTCAGCACCGCGCCTTTTTTTATCAGTGCCGCAGCAGCACCGGTCGGCGGCTGGCTGTCCGGTAGGCTGAGCCGAGGGTATGGGAAACGCGTCGGACCCTGTGGCCTCGGGTTTTGCTGTCCGCTCGTGGCATCACTATTGATGTATTGTGGTGCGGCCACGTCTGACCCCTATCTGTCTGTGATCGCACTCTCACTTGGCGAGGGCATGTTATTGTTAAGTGTCGCCGCATACTGGGCGACGACGATTGACTTGGCGAAGCCATACGCTGGAGCAGTGTCCGGGCTCATGAACATGGGCGGGAATGTCGCGGGGACTGTGTCGCCTACGTTGACTCCGTACCTGGCGCAGCACTGTGGCTGGAACCGTGCCGTGTATGTTGCTGCCGCACTGGCCTTTGTCGGTGCGTTCTTTTGGCTCGGGATTCATCCGGAGCACGAGATTGACCTGGGAGAACAGCCAGTTCCGACTCCCCCGGTCGCTGCTCCTCGTCCTTCTGCTATAGAGACCATGACGTGA
- a CDS encoding FAD-dependent oxidoreductase, which translates to MPEYDVLVVGGGVAGLRAALAAHEAGARVVVVSKTHPVRSHTVASPGGLNAELSPDDSAARHAQDSEAAGRGLCETEALTVLSREAADEVLRLDHCGVPFARTSAGTLAFRQLTGSGTPRAVFAADITGHVVLQTLYEQLLKAQIPSYDEWQVLSLLVDEGQCCGVVALDQRTSTLTAFTAPAVILATDGAGRVYQRSTAARSCTGDGMSFAYRAGVRLVDMEMVQYHPLGFHSHRAFASEAALAEGALLCDSTGQPLLQPNGPLLRDSLCRTMAQTAGAARRDSPFLLDMRPIGKQVLTSRFPYLQRVATELAGIALDREPLPVRPLAHRLLGGIETILDGVTTVPGLFATGECAWHGVHGANGLAGNTLTSCVVFGRRAGVAAAAYAKTTRPAPVAQALVTDEQRRVQEIFARPAGEDTVPKISHELTTVMDAHVGLVREREGLAVAAQELTALQQRYAQVSLRHHGKMYNAELLAFFELASLLDVAAAIVNAAQTRTESRGVHFRSDFPLTNDQEWRQHTLVSHGGNGPMVATRPVNALLSP; encoded by the coding sequence ATGCCGGAGTATGATGTCCTGGTTGTGGGTGGTGGCGTAGCAGGACTGCGCGCAGCGCTTGCCGCGCACGAAGCCGGAGCACGGGTGGTGGTCGTCAGCAAAACCCATCCCGTGCGGAGTCATACGGTTGCTTCGCCTGGCGGCTTGAACGCGGAGCTGAGCCCTGACGATTCCGCTGCACGACATGCGCAAGACAGTGAAGCAGCGGGAAGAGGCCTGTGCGAGACCGAGGCGTTGACGGTATTGTCTCGCGAGGCCGCAGACGAGGTACTTCGTCTCGATCATTGCGGCGTGCCCTTCGCACGCACGAGTGCAGGAACACTGGCGTTCCGGCAGTTGACCGGCAGTGGCACTCCGCGCGCCGTGTTTGCCGCCGATATCACTGGTCATGTCGTGCTGCAGACGCTCTACGAGCAACTGCTCAAGGCGCAGATCCCGTCGTATGATGAGTGGCAAGTCCTCTCACTCCTTGTCGATGAGGGGCAATGCTGCGGTGTTGTCGCGTTAGACCAACGCACGAGCACCCTTACCGCATTCACCGCTCCCGCAGTGATTCTCGCGACGGATGGTGCTGGACGAGTGTACCAACGCAGCACGGCGGCACGATCGTGTACGGGCGATGGGATGAGTTTCGCTTATCGCGCTGGCGTGCGGCTCGTGGATATGGAGATGGTGCAATACCATCCGTTGGGTTTTCATTCCCATCGCGCGTTTGCCTCGGAAGCGGCGCTAGCTGAGGGCGCACTATTGTGTGATTCGACTGGACAGCCGCTGCTGCAACCCAACGGTCCGCTGTTACGGGATTCGTTATGTCGCACGATGGCGCAGACGGCGGGAGCAGCGCGCAGGGACAGTCCCTTTCTGCTTGATATGCGACCGATTGGGAAACAGGTGCTGACGTCGCGTTTTCCGTATTTGCAGCGCGTTGCCACTGAGTTAGCTGGTATCGCGCTTGATCGTGAGCCGTTACCGGTGCGTCCTCTCGCGCATCGCCTCCTTGGTGGTATCGAAACCATCTTGGATGGCGTGACCACTGTGCCTGGCCTCTTTGCTACCGGTGAATGCGCGTGGCACGGGGTCCACGGTGCCAACGGCCTTGCAGGCAATACACTCACATCCTGTGTGGTGTTCGGGCGACGTGCAGGTGTCGCTGCAGCCGCCTATGCCAAGACCACACGACCAGCGCCAGTCGCGCAAGCGCTGGTGACAGATGAGCAGAGACGCGTACAGGAGATTTTCGCGCGCCCGGCTGGTGAGGATACCGTACCCAAGATCAGTCATGAATTAACGACCGTTATGGATGCGCATGTGGGGTTGGTGCGGGAGCGTGAAGGTCTTGCTGTCGCTGCGCAGGAACTGACAGCGCTACAACAGCGCTACGCGCAGGTTTCATTGCGACACCACGGCAAAATGTACAACGCCGAACTCCTAGCCTTCTTTGAACTCGCGTCTTTGCTCGATGTCGCCGCGGCGATCGTCAACGCTGCACAGACGAGAACGGAAAGTCGCGGCGTCCACTTTCGCAGTGATTTTCCGCTGACGAACGACCAGGAATGGCGCCAGCATACGCTGGTTTCACATGGAGGGAATGGTCCGATGGTGGCCACGCGTCCGGTCAATGCACTTCTTTCGCCCTGA
- a CDS encoding nuclear transport factor 2 family protein, with product MSDKCDDVMARLARLEDLEAIRQTWLDYCHRLDSANWTALRDVFTEDAVLEMHGLDHLVKGMDGQYRGRQAIINDFYRRTGAVVSHDAKPMFVTGHIITNMQIALDGDEATTLAYFFEIVANDRVLIGTYQHRVRRDADRWRFRFLRIAIRYRAKLEATDVGGQSLNDILARPV from the coding sequence ATGAGCGACAAGTGCGACGACGTGATGGCCCGTCTTGCGCGTCTAGAAGACCTCGAAGCCATTCGGCAGACGTGGCTGGACTATTGCCATCGACTCGATTCGGCGAATTGGACCGCCCTCCGCGACGTGTTTACCGAAGATGCGGTCCTCGAGATGCATGGACTGGACCATTTGGTCAAGGGAATGGATGGGCAGTATCGCGGCCGCCAGGCGATCATCAACGACTTTTATCGACGGACCGGAGCCGTCGTGTCACACGACGCCAAGCCGATGTTCGTCACCGGGCATATCATCACGAACATGCAGATCGCGCTCGATGGCGATGAAGCCACCACCTTGGCGTACTTTTTCGAGATCGTCGCCAACGATCGGGTGTTGATCGGCACGTATCAGCATCGCGTACGGCGCGACGCCGATCGCTGGCGGTTTCGTTTCTTGCGCATAGCGATTCGCTATCGCGCCAAGCTGGAAGCGACGGACGTGGGTGGTCAATCACTCAACGACATCCTGGCACGTCCGGTCTAG